One Ranitomeya variabilis isolate aRanVar5 chromosome 4, aRanVar5.hap1, whole genome shotgun sequence genomic window, aggactagtaaatctgctgccaggtagtcctccgtaTTCATGAGCTCTATGTAGCCACACccgaccactgattggcagctttctgcctatccacagtgtacacagaaattaaATTAATTGATTGTATTTTTGTTGGGTCTTGTGCCTTGGTGCTTGGGTGGGTGCAACCTAAATAAAGACCCGAGTGCCGGCCAAAAATGCGCAGTTAGAATATTGTCAACAAAAGAGAAACCAAGGATCGGACATCAAAATAAATATTAGGATATCTTTATAGTGAACGCCATCGAGAAAAAAGCAGAACAAATCCACAGACTACAAAAATCTATAAACACATCAACGTGCGCAAAATGACCGATCCAAGTCCCAAGTCATGGACAGAAAGGACAACCAACCCCATACTGACAATAAGAGCAGGAGGGCCCAGGAAAAATGCTCAATAAGTGCAAAAGACTCTAATATCAATGCAATAAAGGACGGAAAGAGAATTAGTAAAGCATTGCAGAAAATGGTCGGCAATACAGCGCCCtcaaaaagtattcacaccccatgAACTTTAACACATTTATTCACGTTACACCAACAAACTGAAATGTTTTTTATTGGGAATTGATGTGAAACCAACACAAGGTAACAAGTGTTTGTGAagagtaaaggaaatgatacacgggttcctaaataataaaaaaatataatctcTAGTAACCACGATATATGAGAAATAATATTATAACATGAAAGATAAaaggaataattattttttaaatatacattAGTAATGGGAAGAGCTAGGATTTTATAGTATGTTGTGTTTTTTATGTATTCTTGGCATATAATTACATCTCTGTGCATGTGGATAAAAAGAATGTATtctgaaatttaaaaaaacagcactgtaAGCCGCCATGAAGTTCTGTGCCGTTCCTCTGGaccctaaactgtcacccatgatgcccacatctcagtgtatagggcagagcagggccaggagccactgcctggcaggagccacctgagggttccgttacctctgacctctggtcacctgcacacgaccaactgccgtttactttcaactgtcggctgaagtgattggaccgaggtctacaggcgggaagagatTACTGAGAATGGCGACTACTGGACGAGGAGAAAAGAGCAAGAAGAGGAGCGAGGAGAATaggaagagagaggagaagaggaagAGAGAAGAGGAGAGTGATACCACTGATGGATTCAGgaagaagagaagagaggagaagagagaggagaagaggaagagagaagagaagaagagAGAGAAGAGGAAGAGAGAAGAGGTGAGTATTACCACTGCTGGTTTCAGGAAGAAGAGGAGAGAGGCCGAAGACAATGGATTGGAGGATGGAGAACCAACACCTGGATGCAGCAGAGACACCGAAACATCCAGCCCCTACGCCAGGCTTGACATGACCAACTTTGCCTTCCATAAAGTCTTGGGTAGAGGAAGCTTTGGGAAAGTaagtttcatattttttttttaacaatctatATTTGTCATTGTATCTCCAtctgttattttctgtagatagataTTCATTGACATCTTCTTCTATGGAATGGCTGACAAAACACACAGACGCTCCCCTGACCCCATGATTATTTCACAAATTGGATCATCTCATCACCATAGTTAGGTTTAGTGCTGCTGTAAACGGGTATTCTGATTCATTGAAGAGCTGATCTCTGGGATTACATCTGTGGGGAGTTGGGGTGACAGTTTGTTTCCATGTACTGGTCCATATATGATGCTATCAGGATACAATATATGCTTTGACCTTTATGTTTTTAAATCAGCTGCACATTCATAGAAGACCAATACTGAACCCCAACCAGCTCCAAATACCATCCAGTGTTTGTCCTATTTATTGCCATATGGTGAtaatggaatacccctttaaggcctcTCCATAGAGCATACGTGGAGGAGACAGTGCATCACGCCAATAGCTTTGCATTGCTCTGCTATAAAGTCCAGGACACCAGCAGACTCACAAACCACTCAGGCCACCCGTTTCTTGTGCAATAGATGAACCAGCTGTTTTCCACCTCCCATACACATTTTCCAACCATAGCTTATTCCTTTCTTCAGGTGGTCCTGACATCAGTCCCCAGCCGAAACATCTATATGGCTGTGAAGATGATCAAGAAAAGGGAGGATAATGAGAACATCATTATGAGAGAGCGGCGGATACTCCTGGCGGCCCGAGACTGCCCATTCCTATGTCACCTGTATGCCGCACACCAGTCTCGGAAGCGTGCGTATTTCATCATGGAATATCTGTCCGGAGGCAGCCTCAAGGCTTTGATTGAGATGTATGGCTCTCTGAACATCGACAATGTAAGGTGAGAAAGAGGAAGAAATACCAAAAAGTGAGAGGAGGGGTGGAAATAAAAGCTGAGGTTGGGATGGAGCTGGGAAAGGACTGGCAGGGAATCTGGCCCAGGCAGGAAGGAGGTTCCAGCAATGACATTGATTCTACACTAtgttctctccatcagattctacacagcagagatcgtatgtggcctccagttcctccacggacacaacatagtccaccggtaagcagaactttcctccttctctctgtcccctttacgTGCTAGTAATATTGCCCCCAACTTTCCTGGGCTCCTGTCTCCCTATTCCACCTGATCTTGCAATGACCCATTTTCCATCTCCTGTATCACTCGGCAGATTTCTTACTCTgatgttttttttaattgcagaGATATTAAGCcggataacatcatgttggatgccgatggccacatccgtatcatcgaccttgggcttgcccaagatggcgtcACCTCCTCCaataacatctctggagagacgggCACTTTCCATTTCATGGCCCCAGAGGTGCTTCGCAAAAGAGGATATGGTACAGCAGTGGATTGGTGGAGCCTGGGGATTGTGGTGTCCCAGATGGCAACAGGACACTCCCCATTTTACACCGGCTCCGTCAGCAAAATGGCTTACAGAGCTATTACCAAAGGAGAGCCTGAAATTCCATCTTGGCTTGATGCTGACATGCAAGATCTTATCAAGAAGCTGCTGTGCAAAAAGCCTCAGAAGCGATTGGGTGTGTGCGGGAACATCCgagagcatccattctttaccaccatcggctgggaggatctggaggaaaggagagccAAGCCGCCATTCATaccattcaggccagttctggagaaACATCTTATGCAGTGGCCAGAGGAAAAGAAAGCCCTTAACCCCATGGCCGGCTTCAATTATGTGTCACCCAGCTGGGCCCGGTAAGATCATCCTTCTCGGAGAATAAATCCCATCAAATGTCCTTCTCAGCTTGTGGCCATTATCACCGTCCTTGTCTTCTCCCAGTGTTTCTGCCAATCACCGTGTCTCTGTTATTCTTAGGTTGATGAGAAGATCTGGGCTGTGAAACCTTCCAAGACCATCAGGTGAGTGGCCGCTGTACACACAGGACACCGATTATACCCATACATCATATCTGATGTTTCATAGGGGAATGGTTCATTATGATGACCATTCCTCTATGATAACAgaagtgtaaggaggttgctttccctgctccttacatggaaccacttagtcagacagatgggttgttggggggaagactttctgccctgggcacaagggaccatgtgactgctggagaCAGAgaagaagagagaggggtgtggtcagaaaagagcgggagagcagagtgcGCGAGACAGAagggacagcgcgccagagagagagcaggctacagcgccgcgctccccaaaaAAGAGTGCtctccgtgagggcactgaggctgagataccagccgtagtgaaggctggatgtgaaagtgtggacttggaagcctctgtAATCAGAGAAGAGGTATCCCctcacagtgacctgagcgcgcagccccggtgaccgcagtgacaagccagggcccctgagtgtgacaagtaaactgctcagtgtgtgtgtagcattgctactgtagaaagactgccaggctaatatacagagactgtgcagcagagtggctgtgttgcttcctgcttccagcttcactgggagaaaagactgcaaagacttaaccccggagtctccagttcccaggagacagaggagagacttcaggatctcaagcactgctggtgactgtacccacttggaataaggaccctacagtcaggacctccctggactgataagttacaagaacactcattaaccatttactgtttgctttatctctattaaccccctgtttactccttgcgaggagaatcttactcctgataataaattcccctcaacagttggtctgtctgctccgtggtgacatactcaaccctgcactctattacagaaGATCCAGTAGATAGAAGTTGTTGAAAAGTCTTTCTTTTATGTCTTGCAGAATGAGCCTGTACCAACTGCCAAGAACTTTGTGTCTCCAGACCCGTACCTGAGATCTCTGCTGCTGTTTGTCACCTCGGCCGCCCTAGA contains:
- the LOC143770235 gene encoding protein kinase C delta type-like produces the protein MATTGRGEKSKKRSEENRKREEKRKREEESDTTDGFRKKRREEKREEKRKREEKKREKRKREEVSITTAGFRKKRREAEDNGLEDGEPTPGCSRDTETSSPYARLDMTNFAFHKVLGRGSFGKVVLTSVPSRNIYMAVKMIKKREDNENIIMRERRILLAARDCPFLCHLYAAHQSRKRAYFIMEYLSGGSLKALIEMYGSLNIDNVRFYTAEIVCGLQFLHGHNIVHRDIKPDNIMLDADGHIRIIDLGLAQDGVTSSNNISGETGTFHFMAPEVLRKRGYGTAVDWWSLGIVVSQMATGHSPFYTGSVSKMAYRAITKGEPEIPSWLDADMQDLIKKLLCKKPQKRLGVCGNIREHPFFTTIGWEDLEERRAKPPFIPFRPVLEKHLMQWPEEKKALNPMAGFNYVSPSWARLMRRSGL